A stretch of DNA from Paenibacillus sp. FSL W8-0186:
ACATTTGCCGTCATATGCATGTAGGTGGTGTGCGGCGTCGAATGTGAACTCTTTGCTCACCAGCACGCGCCGCTGATGATATCTTAATTTGGAGCGAGGGATGTCCTCGCCAAGCTTCTGCAGCTTATCAACGATGCGAAATTCGCCGGGTATGAAGCTCATGATGTCGCCCCCTCTGCTCGCGTCTCGAGATAGGCTTCCATTCCGGCAAGCCTTAGTTTGCAGGCTGGACATTCTCCGCAGCCGTCGCCGATCACGCCGTTATAGCAGGTGAGCGTACGCTCCCGGATATAGTCGAAGGCGCCAAGCTCGTCGGCAAGCTGCCATGTGGCGGCTTTATCAAGCCACATAAGCGGGGTATGGATGACGAAATTATGATCCATGGCCAGGTTAAGCGTAACGTTCAGCGATTTGACGAAGGCGTCCCGGCAATCCGGATAACCGCTGAAATCCGTTTCGCATACGCCGGTAATGATATGTCTTGCCCCGACTCCTTTGGCGAGGACTGCTGCAAAGCTGAGGAACAGATGGTTCCGTCCTTCTACGAACGTGTTGGGAAGCTCGCCGTCCTCGTGGACGATGTCCATGTCGTGGCGGGTCAGCGCATTCGGGCTTAATTGTGATAAAAGACCCATATCCAGGAGGTGGAATTTGACCCCGAGCTCTTCGGCGATTCCGCGGGCACACTCGATTTCCTGCTTGTGGCGCTGGCCGTAATCAAAGGTGACGACTTCGACTTCGCGGAATTGCTTCAAGGCCCAGAACAGGCAGGTGGTGCTGTCTTGACCGCCGCTGAATACGACGACGGCTTTTTCCTGTTGAAGCATAAAAAAACCTCTCTTCTTCTGAATTTTGTGAAAGGATGCGAGGAGCATCATTTACATAGAAGAAAGAGAGTTCTTGAACTGTGACACTATGAAAAAACACGCCGTTGGCCCCGATGGGCACGGCAAAAAGGGCGCAACGCGCCGTTAGTTTTTTATAGAGGGAGTTCGCGAACCTCTCCCATGCCTTAGCAGCATGGATCTTCTTCAATTGTGGCTAATGTTCGATGCCATTATAGCATAAATAAAGGGGAAGCTGTTGTTCCAAGAGCTGTCAACTAGTTGTTTTCTCTTATTTACAAGGCGCTGGGGATACAGGATAATAGAATATATTAATTCGTAGGAGGTTATGTTTTGAAGAAAATGAGCAAATGGCTGGCGCTGCCGCTAGTGCTGATGTTAGTTTTTTTGACGGGCTGCCAGGCTGTAGGGGGCTTTGATGTCAACAAAGCTCTGCAGAAGAGCTTGGAAGTTCAGTCCAGCGAATCCAGACAGAAGGTTTCGGTCGAGGTTGTCCCTGCGGATAACGTGTCCGCGGAAGACAAGGAAATTATAGATCTGATCAATTCCATTTCTTTAACGGTTGACCATGCCAAAATCAAGGATGCTTCGACGATGTCGCTGAAGGGCTCGATCGGTTTTTCCGGCGAGGAGCTTCCATACCATATTTCCATGGACGCCACTAGCATGGCGATCCAAGTTGAAGGGGCACAACAGCCGCTGTACATATCCTTAGAGGATTCCTCTGACTATCTAGACCTTGAGCAATACAATGAGCAGGTTCAGGAATTTGGGGTTAAGGCTGCTGGCTTCCTGCTGAAGCATATGCCGAACCCTTCCACGATTTCTGTGAAAAAAGTGCAGGAGAAAGTCAATGAAGAAACAC
This window harbors:
- the queC gene encoding 7-cyano-7-deazaguanine synthase QueC, whose product is MLQQEKAVVVFSGGQDSTTCLFWALKQFREVEVVTFDYGQRHKQEIECARGIAEELGVKFHLLDMGLLSQLSPNALTRHDMDIVHEDGELPNTFVEGRNHLFLSFAAVLAKGVGARHIITGVCETDFSGYPDCRDAFVKSLNVTLNLAMDHNFVIHTPLMWLDKAATWQLADELGAFDYIRERTLTCYNGVIGDGCGECPACKLRLAGMEAYLETRAEGATS